The following proteins are co-located in the Pseudomonas sp. ATCC 13867 genome:
- the tadZ gene encoding type 4b pilus Flp biogenesis protein TadZ gives MSQTFVALVQHPGEQEWLQNSLANCGQVVVANSGTLEELLALLDVTGASVLFTSLNKANLVTQSSLIEGLVSARPLLSVVAVGDGLDNQLVLAAMRAGARDFVTYGARASELSGLIRRLGGRLPSVPVSAAQQGELVSLVSARPDADGAFVALHLALALQRQADHRVLLVDIGQPSAEALAILGMESAFSFADAMRNLRRLDQTLIDSAFTRHESGLRVLSLSDEPGILERVTTAELYLLLGNLRSAFTHVLVNLTGVAEGELSAQLLAQANRVLWLVDQSVPSCKKGLERLRRLRERSPALPRIELLIERYWPSVPPDAPALGKMFGLELFGVLPASPEARLRAKNIGQSLFDLSPRDPLTVKLRDLADNLGANVSERPRRFAWLGWPKAARP, from the coding sequence ATGAGTCAGACATTCGTGGCACTGGTCCAGCATCCCGGCGAGCAGGAGTGGTTGCAGAACAGCCTGGCCAACTGCGGACAGGTGGTGGTGGCCAACAGCGGAACCCTGGAAGAGTTGCTGGCGCTGCTCGATGTGACGGGGGCCAGTGTCCTGTTCACCAGCCTGAACAAGGCCAACCTGGTGACTCAGAGCTCGCTGATCGAGGGGCTGGTGTCGGCCCGCCCGCTGCTCTCGGTGGTGGCCGTGGGCGATGGCCTGGACAACCAGTTGGTGCTGGCGGCCATGCGCGCCGGCGCCCGCGATTTCGTCACCTACGGCGCCCGCGCCAGCGAACTGAGCGGGCTGATCCGCCGTCTTGGCGGACGCCTGCCCAGCGTGCCGGTGAGCGCCGCGCAACAGGGCGAGCTGGTAAGCCTGGTGAGCGCCCGGCCGGACGCCGACGGTGCGTTCGTGGCGCTGCACCTGGCGCTGGCGCTGCAACGCCAGGCGGATCACCGCGTACTGCTGGTGGACATCGGCCAGCCCAGCGCTGAGGCCCTGGCGATTCTCGGCATGGAGTCGGCGTTCAGTTTCGCCGATGCGATGCGCAACCTGCGCCGGCTCGACCAGACCCTGATCGACAGCGCCTTCACCCGCCACGAGTCCGGGCTGCGCGTCCTCAGCCTGTCGGACGAGCCCGGCATCCTGGAGCGGGTCACCACCGCCGAGCTCTACCTGCTGCTGGGCAACCTGCGCAGTGCCTTCACCCACGTGCTGGTCAACCTCACCGGTGTCGCCGAAGGCGAGCTCAGCGCGCAACTGCTGGCGCAGGCCAACCGCGTGCTGTGGCTGGTGGACCAGAGCGTGCCGTCCTGCAAGAAGGGCCTGGAGCGCCTGCGCCGGCTGCGCGAGCGCAGTCCCGCCCTGCCGCGCATCGAACTGCTGATCGAGCGCTACTGGCCGTCGGTTCCGCCGGATGCCCCGGCCCTGGGCAAGATGTTCGGCCTGGAACTGTTCGGCGTGCTGCCGGCCTCGCCCGAGGCGCGCCTGCGGGCGAAGAACATCGGCCAGAGCCTGTTCGACCTGTCGCCGCGCGACCCGCTGACGGTCAAGCTGCGCGACCTGGCGGACAACCTCGGCGCGAACGTCAGCGAACGGCCGCGACGCTTCGCCTGGCTCGGCTGGCCGAAGGCGGCGCGCCCATGA